From a single bacterium genomic region:
- a CDS encoding LytR C-terminal domain-containing protein has translation MAKTQQNKIHSENQRLKKTLKVFDWAVIIVLTFVGFFIVGKYLIPEKEEPFSRRIPDKGAIKVELFGGCGKGQDVLKIAELLREMGVDVVDIKQESGYLYPSSLIVDRVGNATVAESLAYLTGLPDDRIILQRYELMVDATIVVGLDYLTIIKKLKGKYKT, from the coding sequence ATGGCTAAAACCCAACAGAATAAAATTCATTCTGAAAATCAACGCTTAAAGAAGACATTAAAGGTATTCGACTGGGCGGTTATTATTGTTTTAACATTCGTTGGATTTTTTATTGTGGGTAAATACTTAATCCCCGAAAAAGAAGAGCCTTTTTCGCGTCGAATTCCTGATAAAGGCGCTATCAAGGTCGAACTCTTTGGCGGTTGTGGAAAAGGGCAAGACGTTCTCAAAATTGCCGAACTGCTTCGTGAAATGGGTGTCGATGTTGTAGATATAAAACAGGAAAGCGGCTATTTGTATCCTTCGAGTTTGATAGTGGATAGGGTTGGAAATGCCACAGTGGCTGAGTCGCTGGCCTATCTTACAGGATTGCCGGACGATAGAATTATCCTGCAGCGATACGAGCTTATGGTCGATGCGACTATTGTAGTCGGGCTCGACTACCTTACAATTATAAAAAAACTGAAGGGAAAATATAAAACATGA
- a CDS encoding DUF4292 domain-containing protein gives MVTDFKKVSIDSKALIDTLNLRDSLLQRVSGRISIKIETDTFKNSFSADFFYSAPDSFRANIRGFVGSVPAVAVSIGDSMALFLPSKDSLYIIKEDAGINPVLGLDIGTSDLVKALIARVGLSEEPGDLIDFSTESQTIEMVFEREMELRRIEILPSAWVPTSIQIFSKNGLAILDIGYFQFVDSNGIIRPRMITITNPTRNEKIMIKIEKETLNNKLPEDIFVLPIPSDAGILYLNRSIDDN, from the coding sequence TTGGTTACGGATTTCAAGAAAGTTTCAATAGACTCAAAAGCCCTTATCGATACGCTTAATTTGAGGGATTCTCTTCTCCAGCGGGTTTCGGGTAGGATTTCTATTAAAATAGAGACAGACACATTTAAGAACTCTTTCTCTGCTGATTTTTTCTACTCCGCACCCGACAGCTTCAGGGCCAATATTCGCGGTTTTGTTGGGTCTGTGCCAGCTGTCGCCGTTTCGATTGGCGATTCGATGGCGTTATTTTTGCCATCAAAGGATTCTCTTTATATTATAAAAGAAGATGCCGGCATTAATCCTGTTCTTGGATTAGATATTGGGACCTCGGATCTGGTAAAAGCCTTAATAGCACGGGTAGGTTTATCTGAAGAGCCTGGAGACCTGATAGATTTTAGCACCGAATCACAGACTATAGAAATGGTATTCGAGAGAGAAATGGAACTTAGGAGGATCGAAATACTTCCGTCGGCATGGGTTCCCACAAGTATTCAAATATTCTCGAAAAACGGATTAGCGATTTTAGATATCGGTTATTTCCAGTTTGTCGATAGCAATGGTATAATCCGGCCAAGGATGATCACGATCACAAATCCCACCCGAAATGAAAAAATAATGATAAAGATTGAAAAGGAAACCTTGAACAATAAGCTTCCCGAAGACATATTTGTTTTGCCGATTCCTTCCGATGCTGGCATATTATATTTAAACAGGAGCATCGATGACAATTGA